A genomic segment from Sander vitreus isolate 19-12246 chromosome 3, sanVit1, whole genome shotgun sequence encodes:
- the prpf8 gene encoding pre-mRNA-processing-splicing factor 8, with the protein MAATFPYRGVPAGMPPGVPPPVPVPDYMSEEKLQEKARKWQHLQAKRYSEKRKFGFVDAQKEDMPPEHVRKIIRDHGDMTNRKFRHDKRVYLGALKYMPHAVLKLLENMPMPWEQIRDVPVLYHITGAISFVNEIPWVIEPVYIAQWGTMWIMMRREKRDRRHFKRMRFPPFDDEEPPLDYADNILDVEPLEAIQMELDSEEDSSVAEWLYEHQPLKDSAKFVNGTTYRRWQFTLPMMSTLYRLANQLLTDLVDFNYFYLFDLKAFFTSKALNMAIPGGPKFEPLVRDINLQDEDWNEFNDINKIIIRQPIRTEYKIAFPYLYNNLPHHVHLTWYHTPNVVFIKTEDPDLPAFYFDPLINPISHRHSVKSQEPLPDDDEEFELPEYVEPFLKDTPLYTDNTANGIALLWAPRPFNLRSGRTRRAIDIPLIKNWYREHCPAGQPVKVRVSYQKLLKYYVLNALKHRPPKAQKKRYLFRSFKATKFFQSTKLDWVEVGLQVCRQGYNMLNLLIHRKNLNYLHLDYNFNLKPVKTLTTKERKKSRFGNAFHLCREVLRLSKLVVDSHVQYRLGNVDAFQLSDGLQYIFAHVGQLTGMYRYKYKLMRQIRMCKDLKHLIYYRFNTGPVGKGPGCGFWAPGWRVWLFFMRGITPLLERWLGNLLARQFEGRHSKGVAKTVTKQRVESHFDLELRAAVMHDILDMMPEGIKQNKARTILQHLSESWRCWKANIPWKVPGLPTPIENMILRYVKAKADWWTNTAHYNRERIRRGATVDKTVCKKNLGRLTRLYLKAEQERQHNYLKDGPYITAEEAVAIYTTTVHWLESRRFSPIPFPPLSYKHDTKLLILALERLKEAYSVKSRLNQSQREELGLIEQAYDNPHEALSRIKRHLLTQRAFKEVGIEFMDLYSHLVPVYDVEPLEKITDAYLDQYLWYEADKRRLFPPWIKPADTEPPPLLVYKWCQGINNLQDVWETAEGECNVMLESRYEKMYEKIDLTLLNRLLRLIVDHNIADYMTAKNNVVINYKDMNHTNSYGIIRGLQFASFIVQYYGLVMDLLVLGLHRASEMAGPPQMPNDFLSFQDTPTESAHPIRLYCRYIDRIHIFFRFSADEARDLIQRYLTEHPDPNNENIVGYNNKKCWPRDARMRLMKHDVNLGRAVFWDIKNRLPRSVTTVQWENSFVSVYSKDNPNLLFNMCGFECRILPKCRTSYEEFTHKDGVWNLQNEVTKERTAQCFLRVDDESMQRFHNRVRQILMASGSTTFTKIVNKWNTALIGLMTYFREAVVNTQELLDLLVKCENKIQTRIKIGLNSKMPSRFPPVVFYTPKELGGLGMLSMGHVLIPQSDLRWSKQTDVGITHFRSGMSHEEDQLIPNLYRYIQPWESEFIDSQRVWAEYALKRQEAIAQNRRLTLEDLEDSWDRGIPRINTLFQKDRHTLAYDKGWRVRTDFKQYQVLKQNPFWWTHQRHDGKLWNLNNYRTDMIQALGGVEGILEHTLFKGTYFPTWEGLFWEKASGFEESMKWKKLTNAQRSGLNQIPNRRFTLWWSPTINRANVYVGFQVQLDLTGIFMHGKIPTLKISLIQIFRAHLWQKIHESIVMDLCQVFDQELDALEIETVQKETIHPRKSYKMNSSCADILLFASYKWNVSRPSLLADSKDVMDSTTTQKYWIDIQLRWGDYDSHDIERYARAKFLDYTTDNMSIYPSPTGVLIAIDLAYNLHSAYGNWFPGSKPLIQQAMAKIMKANPALYVLRERIRKGLQLYSSEPTEPYLSSQNYGELFSNQIIWFVDDTNVYRVTIHKTFEGNLTTKPINGAIFIFNPRTGQLFLKIIHTSVWAGQKRLGQLAKWKTAEEVAALIRSLPVEEQPKQIIVTRKGMLDPLEVHLLDFPNIVIKGSELQLPFQACLKVEKFGDLILKATEPQMVLFNLYDDWLKTISSYTAFSRLILILRALHVNNDRAKVILKPDKTTITEPHHIWPTLTDEEWIKVEVQLKDLILADYGKKNNVNVASLTQSEIRDIILGMEISAPSQQRQQIAEIEKQTKEQSQLTATQTRTVNKHGDEIITSTTSNYETQTFSSKTEWRVRAISAANLHLRTNHIYVSSDDIKETGYTYILPKNVLKKFICISDLRAQIAGYLYGTSPPDNPQVKEIRCIVMVPQWGTHQTVHLPNQLPGHEYLKEMEPLGWIHTQPNESPQLSPQDVTTHAKVMADNPSWDGEKTIIITCSFTPGSCTLTAYKLTPSGYEWGRQNTDKGNNPKGYLPSHYERVQMLLSDRFLGFFMVPGQVSWNYNFMGVRHDPNMKYDLQLANPKEFYHEVHRPSHFLNFASLQEGEIYNADREDMYA; encoded by the exons ATGGCAGCTACCTTCCCTTACAGAGGGGTCCCTGCAGGGATGCCACCAGGTGTACCCCCTCCTGTACCCGTCCCGGACTACATGTCTGAGGAAAAACTGCAAGAGAAAG CAAGAAAATGGCAGCACTTACAGGCAAAGCGCTACTCAGAAAAGAGAAAGTTTGGCTTTGTGGATGCTCAGAAGGAAGACATGCCACCTGAGCACGTACGCAAGATCATCAGGGACCATGGAGACATGACCAACAGAAAGTTTCGCCATGACAAGAGGGTGTACCTTGG TGCCCTCAAGTACATGCCCCATGCAGTACTGAAGCTGCTTGAAAACATGCCTATGCCCTGGGAACAGATCAGAGACGTGCCCGTCCTCTACCACATCACCGGAGCTATTTCCTTTGTGAATGAAATCCCCTGGGTCATAGAGCCGGTCTACATCGCCCAGTGGGG CACCATGTGGATCATGATGCGTCGTGAGAAGCGTGATCGCCGGCACTTCAAGCGGATGCGTTTTCCACCATTTGATGATGAGGAGCCGCCACTGGACTACGCTGACAACATCCTTGACGTGGAACCACTGGAGGCCATCCAGATGGAGCTGGACTCTGAGGAGGACTCTTCAGTTGCGGAGTGGTTATATGAGCACCAACCCCTCAAAGACTCTGCCAA GTTTGTGAATGGCACCACCTACCGTCGCTGGCAGTTCACACTGCCCATGATGTCCACACTGTACCGCCTGGCCAATCAGCTGCTCACGGACTTGGTGGATTTCAATTACTTTTATCTGTTTGACCTCAAGGCCTTCTTTACGTCCAAGGCATTGAATATGGCCATCCCCGGAGGACCGAAGTTTGAGCCACTGGTCAGGGACATCAACCTCCA GGATGAAGACTGGAATGAATTCAATGACATTAACAAGATCATCATCCGACAGCCTATCAGGACAGAGTACAAAATCGCCTTCCCCTACCTGTACAACAACTTGCCGCACCACGTCCACCTCACCtg GTATCATACACCCAACGTGGTGTTTATCAAGACAGAGGATCCAGATCTCCCAGCGTTCTACTTTGACCCGCTGATCAACCCAATTTCACACAGACATTCTGTCAAG AGTCAGGAGCCTCTGCCTGATGACGATGAAGAGTTTGAGCTTCCTGAATATGTGGAGCCCTTCCTCAAGGACACCCCACTCTACACAGACAACACAGCTAATGGCATTGCTCTGCTGTGGGCACCCAGACCCTTCAACCTCAGATCTGGCCGCACAAGGCGTGCCATTGATATCCCCCTGATCAAGAACTG GTACCGTGAGCACTGCCCTGCAGGACAGCCAGTGAAAGTGCGTGTGTCATACCAGAAATTGCTCAAGTACTATGTGCTCAATGCTCTCAAACACAGACCACCCAAGGCTCAGAAGAAGAG GTATCTGTTCCGCTCCTTCAAGGCCACCAAGTTCTTTCAGTCCACCAAGCTGGACTGGGTTGAGGTGGGTCTGCAGGTTTGCCGACAGGGCTACAACATGCTCAATCTGCTTATCCACCGTAAGAACCTCAACTACCTGCATCTCGACTACAACTTCAACCTGAAGCCTGTCAAGACACTGACTACAAAG GAAAGAAAGAAGTCCCGATTCGGTAATGCCTTTCACTTGTGCAGAGAGGTGCTGCGTCTCAGCAAGCTGGTGGTGGACAGCCACGTGCAGTACAGACTGGGAAATGTTGATGCCTTCCAG TTGTCTGATGGGCTGCAGTACATCTTCGCCCATGTGGGTCAGCTGACAGGCATGTACCGCTACAAGTACAAGTTGATGAGACAAATCCGGATGTGCAAAGATCTGAAGCATCTCATCTACTACCGGTTCAACACT gGTCCTGTGGGCAAGGGTCCAGGTTGTGGCTTCTGGGCTCCCGGCTGGAGAGTGTGGCTGTTCTTCATGAGGGGGATCACTCCGCTGTTAGAGAGGTGGCTGGGGAATCTGCTGGCCAGGCAGTTTGAAG GACGTCACTCCAAGGGTGTAGCCAAGACAGTGACCAAACAGCGCGTGGAGTCTCACTTTGACCTGGAGCTGCGTGCTGCTGTGATGCATGACATATTGGACATGATGCCTGAGGGCATCAAACAGAACAAGGCCAGAACCATTCTGCAGCACCTCAGTGAGTCCTGGAGGTGCTGGAAGGCCAACATCCCCTGGAAG GTGCCAGGCCTGCCCACTCCCATTGAGAACATGATCCTGCGCTACGTGAAGGCTAAAGCTGACTGGTGGACCAACACTGCTCACTACAACCGCGAGCGAATCCGACGCGGAGCCACTGTGGACAAGACGGTGTGCAAGAAGAACCTGGGGAGACTGACCCGTCTGTACCTGAAAGCTGAGCAGGAGAGACAGCACAACTACCTGAAG GATGGACCCTACATCACAGCTGAAGAGGCGGTAGCCATCTACACCACCACTGTTCACTGGCTGGAGAGTCGGCGCTTCTCGCCCATCCCTTTCCCTCCACTGTCCTACAAACATGACACCAAGCTGCTCATCCTGGCCTTGGAGAGGCTCAAGGAGGCGTACag TGTGAAGTCGCGTCTGAACCAGAGTCAGAGGGAGGAGCTGGGGCTGATTGAGCAGGCTTACGACAATCCTCACGAGGCCTTGTCCAGGATCAAACGTCACTTGCTCACCCAGAGAGCCTTTAAAGAG GTGGGTATCGAGTTCATGGACCTGTACAGTCATCTGGTGCCCGTGTATGATGTAGAGCCCCTGGAGAAGATCACGGATGCCTACCTTGACCAGTACCTGTGGTACGAGGCGGACAAGAGACGCCTCTTCCCACCCTGGATCAAACCTGCTGACACTGAACCACCACCACTGCTGGTCTACAAGTGGTGCCAAG GCATCAACAACTTGCAGGACGTGTGGGAGACCGCGGAGGGAGAGTGCAACGTGATGCTCGAGTCCCGCTACGAGAAGATGTATGAGAAGATTGATCTGACCCTGCTCAACAGGCTGCTGCGTCTTATTGTGGACCACAACATCGCTGATTACATGACAGCCAAGAACAACGTGGTCATCAACTATAAG GATATGAACCACACCAACTCCTACGGCATCATCAGGGGGCTCCAGTTTGCCTCATTCATTGTACAGTACTACGGTCTGGTGATGGACCTGCTGGTGCTGGGCCTGCACCGTGCCAGTGAGATGGCCGGCCCACCTCAGATGCCCAATGACTTCCTCAGTTTCCAAGACACCCCAACGGAGAGCGCCCACCCAATTCGTCTGTACTGCCGCTACATCGACCGCATCCACATCTTTTTCAG GTTCTCTGCTGACGAGGCCAGAGATCTGATTCAGAGGTACCTGACGGAGCACCCAGACCCCAACAATGAAAACATAGTGGGTTATAACAACAAGAAGTGTTGGCCACGTGATGCCCGCATGAGACTGATGAAGCACGATGTCAACCT TGGACGTGCTGTGTTCTGGGACATCAAGAACCGCCTGCCCAGATCAGTGACAACTGTTCAGTGGGAAAACAGCTTTGTTTCGGTCTACAGCAAAGACAACCCCAACCTGCTCTTCAACATGTGTGGCTTTGAGTGCCGCATCTTGCCAAAGTGCCGCACCAGCTATGAGGAGTTTACTCACAAAGATGGTGTGTGGAACCTGCAGAACGAG GTAACCAAAGAGAGGACAGCCCAGTGTTTCTTGCGTGTGGATGATGAATCGATGCAGCGCTTCCACAACAGAGTGCGCCAAATCCTGATGGCCTCTGGATCTACCACATTCACCAAG ATTGTGAACAAATGGAACACAGCTTTGATCGGTCTAATGACGTACTTCCGTGAGGCTGTGGTCAACACCCAGGAGCTCCTGGACCTGCTGGTGAAGTGTGAGAACAAGATCCAGACACGTATCAAGATCGGCCTGAACTCCAAAATGCCTAGCCGTTTCCCTCCTGTAGTCTTCTACACTCCCAAAGAGTTGGGTGGCCTTGGCATGCTGTCTATGGGCCACGTGCTTATTCCACAGTCGGACCTGCG gtgGTCCAAGCAGACAGATGTGGGTATCACCCACTTCAGGTCTGGAATGAGCCATGAAGAAGACCAGCTGATTCCTAACCTGTATCGTTACATTCAGCCGTGGGAGAGCGAGTTCATTGACTCCCAGAGGGTTTGGGCTGAGTATGCCCTCAAAAGACAAGAGGCCATTGCCCAGAACAG gcGTCTGACCCTGGAAGATTTGGAGGACTCGTGGGACAGAGGAATTCCTCGTATCAACACGCTTTTCCagaaggacagacacacactggctTATGACAAAGGCTGGAGAGTCAGGACCGATTTCAAACAGTACCAG GTGCTGAAGCAGAATCCATTCTGGTGGACCCACCAGAGGCACGATGGCAAACTGTGGAACTTGAACAACTACCGCACAGACATGATCCAGGCTCTAGGAGGTGTGGAGGGCATCCTGGAACACACGCTCTTCAAAGGCACTTACTTTCCCACCTGGGAGGGTCTCTTCTG GGAAAAGGCGAGTGGCTTTGAGGAGTCCATGAAATGGAAAAAGCTGACCAATGCCCAGAGGTCTGGTCTGAACCAAATCCCCAACCGTCGCTTCACACTTTGGTGGTCACCCACCATCAACAGAGCCAAC GTGTACGTGGGTTTCCAGGTACAACTCGACCTGACGGGAATCTTTATGCACGGCAAGATCCCCACACTGAAGATCTCCCTCATTCAGATCTTTAGGGCTCACTTGTGGCAGAAGATTCATGAGAGCATTGTCATGGATCTCTGTCAG GTGTTTGATCAGGAGCTGGATGCTCTTGAGATTGAGACGGTGCAGAAGGAGACCATTCACCCCAGGAAGTCGTACAAGATGAACTCATCTTGTGCAGACATCCTCCTCTTTGCATCATACAAGTGGAACGTCTCTCGACCGTCTCTGCTTGCTGACTCCAA GGACGTGATGGACAGCACCACCACACAGAAGTACTGGATCGACATCCAGCTACGCTGGGGTGACTATGACTCGCATGACATTGAGCGCTACGCCAGGGCCAAGTTCCTGGACTACACCACCGACAACATGAGTATCTACCCCTCCCCCACGGGGGTGCTCATTGCCATCGACCTGGCTTACAACCTCCACAG TGCCTATGGTAACTGGTTCCCTGGAAGCAAGCCTCTGATCCAGCAGGCCATGGCCAAGATTATGAAGGCCAACCCTGCCCTGTACGTGCTCAGGGAGCGCATCCGCAAAGGTCTGCAGCTGTACTCCTCTGAGCCCACTGAGCCCTACCTGTCCTCTCAGAACTACGGAGAACTCTTCTCCAACCAGATCATCTGGTTTGTAGACGACACCAACGTGTACCGAGTCACCATCCACAAG ACCTTTGAGGGTAACTTGACCACGAAGCCCATCAATGGAGCTATTTTCATCTTCAACCCCAGGACTGGTCAGCTCTTCCTCAAGATCATTCACACATCTGTGTGGGCTGGACAGAAACGTCTGGGACAG CTGGCCAAATGGAAGACAGCTGAAGAAGTGGCTGCCCTGATTCGCTCCCTCCCCGTGGAGGAGCAGCCTAAACAGATCATTGTAACCAGGAAGGGCATGCTGGACCCTCTGGAG GTCCACTTGCTTGACTTCCCCAACATCGTGATCAAAGGGTCTGAGTTGCAGCTGCCCTTCCAGGCCTGTCTGAAGGTGGAGAAGTTTGGAGACCTGATCCTGAAGGCTACAGAGCCTCAGATGGTGCTGTTCAACCTCTACGACGACTGGCTCAAGACCATCTCGTCTTACACA GCCTTCTCCCGACTCATCCTGATCCTCAGAGCGCTCCACGTCAACAATGACCGGGCCAAGGTGATCCTGAAACCTGACAAGACAACTATCACCGAGCCCCATCACATCTGGCCCACGCTCACTGACGAAGAGTGGATCAAGGTGGAAGTGCAACTCAAAGATCTTATTCTGGCAGATTATGGGAAAAAGAACAA TGTGAATGTGGCCTCACTGACCCAGTCTGAGATCCGTGACATCATCCTGGGTATGGAGATCTCCGCTCCGTCACAGCAGCGTCAGCAGATTGCTGAGATTGAGAAGCAGACTAAAGAGCAGTCGCAGCTCACGGCCACGCAGACCCGAACTGTCAACAAGCATGGCGACGAGATCATCACCTCCACCACCTCCAACTATGAGACCCAGACCTTCTCCTCTAAGACAGAGTGGCGAGTCAG GGCCATATCTGCTGCCAACCTCCACCTCCGAACCAACCACATCTACGTGTCATCTGACGACATAAAGGAGACAGGCTACACCTACATCCTGCCCAAGAATGTCCTCAAGAAGTTTATCTGCATCTCAGATCTGCGAGCACAG ATTGCAGGCTACCTGTATGGCACCAGTCCACCAGACAACCCCCAGGTGAAGGAGATCCGTTGTATTGTCATGGTACCACAGTGGGGGACACACCAGACGGTCCACCTGCCCAACCAGCTGCCTGGTCATGAATACCTTAAA GAAATGGAGCCCCTCGGCTGGATCCATACCCAGCCTAATGAGTCGCCCCAGCTGTCCCCACAGGACGTCACCACCCATGCAAAGGTCATGGCTGACAACCCTTCGTGGGACGGAGAGAAGACCATCATCATCACTTGCAG CTTCACCCCAGGCTCGTGCACGCTTACAGCCTACAAGCTGACACCCAGTGGCTATGAGTGGGGTCGGCAGAACACCGACAAGGGCAACAACCCTAAAGGCTATCTGCCATCTCACTATGAAAGGGTGCAGATGCTGCTCTCTGATCGCTTCCTGGGCTTCTTCATGGTGCCTGGCCAGGTGTCCTGGAACTACAACTTCATGG GTGTTCGTCATGACCCCAACATGAAGTACGACCTGCAGCTGGCCAACCCCAAGGAGTTCTACCATGAAGTCCACCGGCCCTCGCACTTCCTAAATTTTGCCTCACTGCAGGAGGGTGAGATCTATAACGCAGACCGTGAGGACATGTATGCCTGA